A DNA window from Amycolatopsis sp. DSM 110486 contains the following coding sequences:
- a CDS encoding aldehyde dehydrogenase encodes MTTSESLFIGGEWAASAGTETISVWSAGTGKPLGTTVSANRTDVDRAVAAARGAFDDPAGWATWPVSERADALDRFAAALDRRGAETARTVSEQNGMPIAVSGQIEAQFPSAMLRYFAGLVRTQPEQTSNPGMFGGTTHVRREPAGVVAAVAPWNFPQALAAQKYAPALAAGCTVILKPSPQTVLDTRAVAEAAIEAGLPPGVLNVVPAEADASSYLVGHPGVDLVAFTGSTAIGRRISEICGTLIRPVILELGGRSAAVVLDDADLDLARVGEALFGAMLVNNGQTCFLSTRVLAPRSRYTEVVDTLAAFAGSLTVGDALDPATQIGPLVSQRHRQTVEDAIARGLEDGARLVTGGARPRGLDDGWFLQPTVLADVDNRWPVAREDIFGPVLTVTPYDTDDEAVALANDSDYGLAGTVWTADVDRGLALAARVRTGSIGINGYVPDLAAPFGGVKQSGIGRELGPDGLASYQQAKSIYQF; translated from the coding sequence ATGACGACCAGTGAATCCCTTTTCATCGGCGGCGAATGGGCTGCTTCGGCCGGTACGGAGACGATCTCCGTCTGGTCGGCCGGCACCGGAAAACCGCTCGGCACCACGGTGTCCGCGAACCGCACCGACGTGGACCGGGCGGTGGCCGCCGCGCGCGGCGCGTTCGACGATCCGGCCGGCTGGGCCACGTGGCCGGTCTCGGAGCGCGCCGACGCGCTCGACCGGTTCGCCGCGGCCCTCGACCGGCGCGGTGCCGAGACAGCTCGGACGGTGAGCGAGCAGAACGGCATGCCCATCGCCGTCTCCGGGCAGATCGAAGCGCAATTCCCCTCCGCAATGCTGCGCTACTTCGCGGGACTCGTGCGCACGCAGCCGGAGCAGACCAGCAACCCGGGGATGTTCGGCGGCACCACGCACGTCCGGCGCGAACCCGCCGGTGTGGTCGCCGCGGTCGCGCCGTGGAACTTCCCGCAGGCGCTGGCCGCGCAGAAGTACGCGCCCGCGCTCGCCGCCGGGTGCACGGTGATCCTCAAGCCGTCGCCGCAGACCGTGCTCGACACCCGGGCCGTCGCGGAAGCGGCGATCGAGGCCGGGTTGCCGCCGGGTGTGCTCAACGTCGTGCCCGCCGAAGCAGACGCCAGTTCCTACCTCGTGGGCCACCCCGGCGTGGACCTGGTGGCGTTCACCGGGTCCACCGCGATCGGGCGGCGGATCTCCGAGATCTGCGGCACGCTGATCCGCCCGGTGATCCTCGAGCTGGGCGGGCGATCGGCGGCCGTGGTGCTCGACGACGCCGACCTCGACCTGGCGCGGGTGGGCGAGGCACTGTTCGGCGCGATGCTCGTCAACAACGGGCAGACGTGTTTCCTCTCCACCCGCGTTCTCGCGCCGCGCAGCCGCTACACCGAAGTCGTGGACACCCTGGCCGCGTTCGCCGGCTCGCTGACCGTGGGCGACGCGCTCGACCCCGCCACGCAGATCGGCCCGCTGGTGTCGCAGCGCCACCGGCAGACGGTCGAGGACGCGATCGCCCGCGGCCTCGAAGACGGCGCCCGCCTGGTCACGGGTGGCGCGCGGCCGCGCGGGCTGGACGACGGCTGGTTCCTGCAGCCGACCGTCCTCGCCGACGTGGACAACCGCTGGCCCGTCGCCCGCGAGGACATCTTCGGCCCCGTCCTCACGGTGACGCCGTACGACACGGACGACGAAGCCGTGGCGCTGGCCAACGACTCCGACTACGGCCTCGCCGGCACCGTCTGGACCGCCGACGTGGACCGCGGCCTCGCGCTCGCCGCCCGCGTGCGCACCGGATCCATCGGGATCAACGGGTACGTCCCGGACCTCGCCGCCCCCTTCGGCGGCGTGAAGCAAAGCGGCATCGGGCGCGAGCTCGGGCCGGACGGGCTCGCGAGCTACCAGCAGGCGAAGTCGATCTACCAGTTCTGA